The following coding sequences are from one Limnobacter sp. SAORIC-580 window:
- the thiC gene encoding phosphomethylpyrimidine synthase ThiC, with product MSANPDFLAATAKVDEAAVKPLPNSRKVYVQGSRPDIQVPMREVSQDDTPTSFGGEKNPPIYVYDCSGIYTDPTAKIDIRSGLPAIRNPWIEERNDTELLSGPSSEYGIERLNDPKLTELRFNLQRKPRKAKAGKNVTQMHYARQGIVTPEMEYVAIRENLRRQEYIESLKNAGGKIGAKMVDLLTRQHPGQSFGASIPEQITPEFVRDEIARGRAIIPANINHPEIEPMIIGRNFLVKINANIGNSAVSSSIGEEVEKMTWAIRWGGDTVMDLSTGKHIHETREWILRNSPVPIGTVPIYQALEKVNGKAEDLTWEIFRDTLIEQAEQGVDYFTIHAGVRLAYVPLTASRMTGIVSRGGSIMAKWCLAHHKESFLYEHFEDICEIMKAYDVSFSLGDGLRPGSVWDANDEAQLSELRTLGELTQIAWKHDVQVMIEGPGHVPMQLIKENMDIQLKECHEAPFYTLGPLTTDIAPGYDHITSGIGAAQIGWYGCAMLCYVTPKEHLGLPNKKDVKDGIITYKIAAHAADLAKGHPGAQIRDNALSKARFEFRWEDQFNLGLDPDTAREFHDETLPKQSMKVAHFCSMCGPHFCSMKITQDVREYAEKLGVSEKDALSKGMEEKSIEFIKKGSEIYHKT from the coding sequence ATGAGCGCCAATCCCGATTTCCTCGCAGCCACCGCGAAGGTGGATGAAGCTGCGGTCAAGCCGCTTCCCAATTCCCGCAAGGTCTATGTGCAGGGCTCACGGCCCGACATTCAGGTGCCCATGCGTGAAGTTTCACAAGACGACACACCCACTTCATTCGGTGGCGAGAAAAACCCGCCGATTTACGTGTACGACTGCTCCGGCATTTACACAGACCCCACTGCAAAAATCGACATTCGTTCAGGCTTGCCTGCCATTCGCAATCCCTGGATTGAAGAACGCAATGACACAGAGTTGCTGAGTGGCCCCAGTTCTGAATACGGCATTGAGCGCCTGAATGACCCCAAGCTGACAGAACTGCGTTTCAACTTGCAGCGCAAACCGCGCAAGGCGAAGGCCGGTAAAAACGTGACGCAAATGCATTACGCTCGCCAGGGTATTGTTACGCCGGAAATGGAGTATGTGGCCATCCGCGAGAACCTGCGCCGCCAGGAATACATTGAAAGCCTGAAGAACGCAGGTGGAAAAATTGGCGCCAAAATGGTTGATTTGCTGACCCGTCAGCACCCAGGCCAGTCTTTTGGGGCGTCAATTCCTGAGCAAATTACACCAGAGTTCGTGCGCGATGAAATTGCCCGTGGTCGGGCCATCATTCCCGCCAACATCAATCACCCTGAAATTGAACCGATGATCATTGGTCGCAATTTTCTGGTGAAAATCAATGCCAACATCGGTAACTCGGCTGTGTCATCTTCAATCGGTGAAGAAGTCGAGAAAATGACCTGGGCCATTCGTTGGGGTGGCGACACGGTAATGGACTTGTCCACTGGCAAGCATATTCATGAAACCCGCGAATGGATTTTGCGCAACAGCCCTGTTCCCATTGGTACAGTGCCTATTTACCAGGCCCTGGAAAAGGTCAATGGCAAGGCTGAAGACCTGACCTGGGAAATTTTCCGCGACACGCTGATTGAGCAAGCTGAGCAGGGTGTGGACTACTTCACCATTCACGCCGGTGTGCGTCTGGCTTATGTGCCGCTTACCGCAAGCCGCATGACAGGTATTGTGTCTCGTGGTGGTTCAATCATGGCGAAGTGGTGCCTGGCCCACCACAAAGAAAGCTTCTTGTATGAGCATTTCGAAGACATTTGCGAAATCATGAAGGCTTACGACGTCAGCTTCTCGCTGGGTGATGGCTTGCGCCCCGGTTCGGTTTGGGATGCCAATGATGAGGCGCAGCTGAGCGAGCTTCGCACCTTGGGCGAATTGACCCAGATTGCCTGGAAGCACGATGTGCAGGTAATGATCGAGGGTCCAGGCCATGTGCCCATGCAATTGATCAAAGAGAACATGGACATTCAATTGAAAGAGTGCCATGAAGCCCCGTTTTACACCCTTGGCCCACTGACCACCGACATTGCCCCTGGTTACGACCACATCACCAGTGGAATTGGTGCCGCACAAATTGGATGGTACGGCTGTGCCATGCTTTGTTATGTGACCCCAAAAGAACACTTGGGCTTACCGAACAAAAAAGACGTGAAAGACGGCATCATCACCTACAAAATTGCAGCCCACGCCGCCGATTTGGCCAAAGGGCACCCTGGCGCTCAAATTCGAGACAATGCCTTATCCAAGGCCCGTTTCGAGTTCCGGTGGGAAGATCAGTTCAATTTGGGGCTTGACCCCGATACGGCCCGTGAATTCCACGACGAAACCCTGCCCAAGCAAAGCATGAAAGTGGCTCACTTCTGCTCAATGTGTGGCCCGCACTTCTGCTCGATGAAAATTACCCAAGATGTGCGTGAATACGCAGAAAAACTGGGTGTTTCTGAAAAAGATGCCTTGAGCAAGGGAATGGAAGAAAAATCGATCGAGTTCATCAAGAAAGGGTCTGAGATTTACCACAAGACCTGA
- a CDS encoding hemolysin family protein, which translates to MEVLILIGLIVTNGLFAMSEIALVTARKARLVKLAAEGDKSAAVALKLSEDPTKFLSTVQIGITSIGVLSGIVGEAVLAKPLALWLQTFGLEVAMTDIVSTAIVVVGVTYVSIVVGELVPKRLGQISPEVIARLVARPMQILAIATRPFVMFLSFSTRGLLRIMGVKENTDNGVTEEEIHAMLDEGSVSGVIESSEHTMLRNVFRLDDRQLGSLMIPRSDVLYLDIRLPQEENLKRVIESQYSRFPVVDGNLDNLIGVIHAKQALAYAAQGKMPDFSTNLQQCVFVPETLTGMELLTQFRSNNMDIAFVIDEYGELEGIVTLHDLMEALTGEFTPHNKEDSWAVQREDGSWLLDGAIAILELKDTLNIKSVPEEEKGRYHTLSGMVMLLTGRLPATGDTVDWEGWRFEVVDMDQKRIDKILASPIKEDGVQSDESA; encoded by the coding sequence GTGGAAGTGCTGATTCTGATTGGCCTTATTGTGACCAATGGCTTGTTTGCCATGTCCGAAATTGCCCTGGTTACCGCCAGAAAGGCGCGTTTGGTGAAGTTGGCTGCAGAAGGTGACAAATCCGCTGCGGTTGCGCTCAAGTTGTCTGAAGATCCCACCAAGTTTTTGTCAACAGTACAAATTGGCATCACATCGATTGGTGTGCTGAGCGGTATTGTGGGTGAGGCGGTATTGGCCAAACCACTGGCGCTTTGGTTGCAAACCTTCGGCCTGGAAGTGGCGATGACAGACATTGTGTCCACTGCCATTGTGGTTGTTGGTGTTACCTATGTGTCAATTGTGGTCGGTGAACTGGTGCCCAAGCGTTTGGGGCAAATCAGCCCGGAGGTCATTGCCCGCTTGGTGGCAAGGCCCATGCAAATTCTCGCAATTGCCACGCGCCCGTTCGTCATGTTTTTGTCTTTTTCGACCCGCGGTTTGTTGCGCATTATGGGTGTGAAAGAAAACACCGACAACGGTGTGACCGAGGAAGAAATTCACGCCATGTTGGACGAGGGTTCGGTATCGGGCGTCATCGAAAGCAGCGAGCACACCATGCTGCGCAATGTGTTCCGCTTGGATGATCGCCAGCTGGGTTCACTCATGATTCCCCGTTCCGATGTGTTGTATCTCGATATTCGACTGCCTCAGGAGGAAAATCTGAAGCGTGTGATTGAATCGCAGTATTCACGCTTCCCGGTGGTCGATGGCAACCTCGACAACTTGATCGGTGTAATTCATGCCAAACAGGCTTTGGCCTACGCCGCACAGGGCAAGATGCCCGACTTTTCAACCAATTTGCAGCAGTGTGTGTTTGTGCCGGAAACCCTGACGGGCATGGAGCTGTTAACCCAGTTCCGCAGCAACAACATGGACATTGCCTTTGTGATCGACGAGTATGGCGAACTTGAAGGCATTGTGACCCTGCACGATTTGATGGAAGCTCTGACTGGTGAGTTTACCCCGCACAACAAGGAAGACTCTTGGGCGGTACAGCGCGAAGACGGCTCGTGGTTGCTGGATGGTGCCATTGCCATTCTGGAACTGAAAGACACCTTGAATATCAAGAGTGTGCCGGAAGAAGAAAAAGGCCGTTACCACACCCTGAGTGGCATGGTGATGTTGTTGACAGGGCGCTTGCCAGCCACCGGAGACACGGTGGATTGGGAAGGTTGGCGATTTGAAGTGGTGGACATGGACCAAAAGCGGATTGACAAAATTTTGGCCTCACCGATCAAGGAAGATGGTGTGCAGTCGGATGAGTCTGCTTAA
- a CDS encoding CsgG/HfaB family protein — MSRYPLPKFAFISMLAASASACTTLPSFSEAEYVSPFDGASVVENTTRYSPALECLRPMVGGRGPNAKRFAVGRVSDFTGKEDLVNGKRITQGAALMVISALAKTGVPMVERFDTSIADMELKYSDNKLITDNPDSKAHRQIFSGSLPGSDYHIVGGITEVNYNIRSGSLESSIRFIGAAARYFVMNVAVDLRVVNTKTLEVVNTQSLQKQIIGTELNGGYFRLFSDGLVDVNAAERTQEPIQKGVRMVIEHAVFNMLTEMNNLSAQSCARLSTAKPGELRSNQAAMNTPAKQRSNNSIVLTPPPASTSAGQDPSIVIDPYTGEIIREASIENASTASSQSEVTELKGLFGSGSNAQTAPQESTSNTTREMQEKLLWGSRPQIR, encoded by the coding sequence ATGTCCCGCTATCCGCTTCCAAAATTTGCATTCATCTCGATGCTTGCCGCATCGGCCAGTGCATGTACAACGCTACCCTCCTTCAGTGAAGCGGAGTACGTCAGCCCCTTCGACGGAGCAAGCGTGGTAGAAAATACAACCCGCTACAGCCCTGCACTGGAATGCCTGAGACCCATGGTAGGCGGCCGAGGTCCCAATGCAAAACGGTTTGCAGTCGGGCGGGTCAGTGATTTCACGGGAAAAGAAGACCTGGTCAACGGAAAACGAATCACCCAAGGTGCAGCCTTAATGGTTATTTCTGCTTTGGCAAAAACCGGGGTGCCCATGGTTGAGCGGTTCGACACCTCGATTGCCGACATGGAATTGAAGTACTCCGACAACAAGTTGATCACCGACAACCCGGACAGCAAAGCACATCGGCAAATTTTTTCAGGTTCGCTGCCAGGCTCTGACTATCACATCGTGGGTGGCATCACCGAGGTGAACTACAACATTCGCAGTGGCAGCCTGGAGTCATCCATTCGCTTCATCGGCGCGGCAGCCCGCTACTTTGTCATGAACGTAGCAGTTGATCTGCGTGTAGTGAACACCAAAACACTTGAAGTGGTGAACACACAAAGCCTTCAAAAACAGATTATTGGCACTGAATTGAATGGGGGTTACTTCCGCCTGTTCAGCGATGGCCTGGTCGATGTGAATGCCGCTGAACGAACGCAAGAGCCAATTCAAAAAGGTGTTCGCATGGTGATTGAACATGCGGTGTTCAATATGCTGACCGAGATGAACAATTTGTCAGCACAAAGCTGTGCAAGATTAAGCACAGCCAAACCCGGCGAATTGCGCAGCAATCAAGCCGCCATGAATACGCCAGCCAAACAGCGCAGCAACAATTCAATCGTGCTAACCCCTCCACCCGCTTCAACCTCGGCAGGGCAAGACCCCAGCATTGTGATCGACCCCTACACCGGAGAAATCATTCGCGAAGCAAGCATTGAGAACGCCTCCACCGCGTCATCACAAAGCGAGGTAACTGAGTTGAAAGGCTTGTTTGGCAGTGGCAGCAACGCGCAAACCGCACCGCAGGAATCGACTAGCAACACCACCCGTGAAATGCAGGAAAAACTGCTGTGGGGCAGTCGACCACAGATTCGATAA
- the nadA gene encoding quinolinate synthase NadA produces MFSLSPTERSVNQVDIKPVEFDLPSQASPSTSCKPSQAWARVPQQPGPDERAALKAEIKALLKARDAVLVAHYYVDSELQDLAEETGGCVSDSLEMARFGRESKQQNLVVAGVRFMGETSKILNPEKRVFMPDLDATCSLDLGCPSEEFNAFCDQHPDRTVVVYANTSAAVKARADWMVTSSIALDIVGHLHAQGQKLIWAPDRHLGQYIQKQTGADMLLWQGSCLVHDEFKAEELKMLKAQHPQAMVLVHPESPADVVALADVVGSTTQLIKATQTPGVDTYIVATDNGILHKMRQFAPGKTLIEAPTAGNSATCKSCAHCPWMAMNGLKNLRDVLKTGFDTGLGEVHVDSALGKQAYRCIDRMLDFAKTHGISGPRGQGRLEQAHKGVGPA; encoded by the coding sequence GTGTTTTCCTTGTCACCAACCGAGCGTTCCGTGAATCAAGTAGACATCAAGCCTGTTGAGTTCGATTTGCCCTCACAGGCCAGCCCCTCCACCAGTTGTAAACCCTCCCAAGCGTGGGCCCGTGTGCCCCAGCAACCGGGGCCCGACGAAAGGGCTGCTTTGAAGGCGGAGATCAAGGCTTTGCTGAAAGCCCGTGATGCCGTGTTGGTGGCGCATTATTACGTGGACTCTGAATTGCAAGACCTGGCTGAGGAAACCGGCGGTTGTGTTTCAGATTCCCTTGAAATGGCGCGTTTTGGGCGCGAGAGCAAGCAGCAGAACCTGGTGGTGGCGGGCGTGCGATTCATGGGTGAAACAAGCAAGATTTTGAATCCCGAGAAACGCGTATTCATGCCAGACCTGGATGCCACATGTTCACTGGACCTGGGGTGCCCCTCGGAAGAGTTCAACGCGTTTTGTGATCAACACCCCGATCGCACAGTGGTGGTGTATGCCAACACAAGTGCTGCCGTGAAGGCGCGCGCAGACTGGATGGTGACCTCAAGCATTGCCTTGGACATTGTGGGCCATTTGCATGCACAGGGGCAAAAGCTGATTTGGGCACCCGATCGGCATTTGGGGCAGTACATCCAAAAACAGACTGGTGCCGATATGTTGCTGTGGCAGGGCTCGTGCCTGGTACACGACGAGTTCAAGGCTGAAGAACTCAAAATGCTGAAAGCCCAGCACCCGCAGGCCATGGTGTTGGTGCACCCGGAATCGCCAGCCGATGTGGTGGCACTGGCCGATGTGGTGGGTTCGACCACTCAGCTGATCAAGGCCACGCAAACCCCAGGTGTTGACACCTACATTGTGGCCACTGACAACGGAATTTTGCACAAAATGCGTCAGTTTGCACCGGGTAAAACCTTGATTGAGGCGCCTACCGCGGGCAATTCAGCCACTTGCAAAAGCTGCGCCCATTGCCCCTGGATGGCCATGAATGGTTTGAAAAACCTGCGCGATGTGTTGAAGACCGGGTTTGATACCGGCTTGGGCGAGGTGCATGTGGACTCCGCGCTGGGCAAACAGGCTTACCGTTGCATCGACCGAATGCTGGATTTCGCGAAAACACATGGTATTTCCGGGCCGCGTGGCCAGGGTCGCCTGGAACAGGCACACAAGGGAGTGGGGCCAGCATGA
- the nadC gene encoding carboxylating nicotinate-nucleotide diphosphorylase: protein MSRSELFQSFGPALELALLKNVHDAIAEDMGNTDWTGLLVPEGKRCKAQLLCRDKAVVCGQDWFNGVFNALCPDALVRWQVPEGYEVQPGTVVCEIDAHARPLLTAERSAMNYLQLLSAVATRTRHFVRLIEGTKASILDTRKTLPGMRLAQKYAVRVGGGLNQRLALYDGILIKENHIAAAGGIAPVLANADALGAPHVSVQIEVESLVQLEEALQAGAKSVLLDNFGLEAMRVAVEVNKGRAILEASGGVNEHTVRAIAETGVDRISIGALTKDVTAVDYSLRVME from the coding sequence ATGAGCCGTTCAGAACTCTTTCAATCGTTTGGGCCGGCGCTTGAGCTGGCCTTGCTGAAAAATGTGCATGATGCGATTGCCGAAGACATGGGCAATACAGACTGGACCGGTCTGTTAGTGCCCGAGGGCAAGCGCTGCAAGGCGCAGCTGCTGTGCCGCGACAAGGCGGTGGTGTGTGGGCAGGACTGGTTCAACGGGGTGTTCAATGCACTGTGCCCGGATGCTTTGGTGCGTTGGCAAGTGCCTGAGGGGTACGAGGTTCAGCCTGGCACAGTGGTGTGTGAGATTGATGCCCATGCCCGGCCTTTGCTGACGGCCGAGCGTTCAGCGATGAATTATTTGCAGTTGCTTTCTGCAGTGGCTACCCGAACACGCCATTTTGTGCGCCTGATTGAAGGCACAAAAGCATCCATTCTGGATACCCGAAAAACCTTGCCCGGCATGCGTTTGGCTCAAAAGTACGCTGTGCGGGTTGGGGGCGGTTTGAATCAGCGCTTGGCGTTGTACGACGGTATTTTGATCAAGGAAAACCACATTGCGGCTGCGGGAGGAATTGCCCCGGTGCTGGCCAATGCCGATGCCTTGGGTGCGCCGCATGTGAGTGTGCAAATTGAGGTTGAAAGTTTGGTTCAGCTTGAGGAGGCGCTACAAGCTGGTGCCAAGTCGGTGCTACTGGACAACTTTGGGCTGGAGGCCATGCGTGTGGCCGTTGAGGTGAACAAAGGCAGGGCTATTCTGGAAGCATCAGGCGGGGTAAACGAGCACACGGTGCGAGCCATTGCCGAGACTGGTGTGGACCGCATTTCGATCGGGGCGCTCACGAAAGACGTTACGGCGGTGGATTATTCGCTTCGAGTAATGGAGTGA
- the nadB gene encoding L-aspartate oxidase, whose product MKQFDVAIIGSGLAGLTTALQLADKLKVAIICKRSVSDSASRWAQGGIAAVRDPADSVAEHVQDTLVAGGGLCERDAVQFILENASKSIDWLVEQGVPFSREDEEGPSNTEPNGFHLTREGGHSRRRILHVADATGDAVQTTLEAKARNHPNIQLFEHHMVIDLITGDRLSEKKAGILGAYVLDEQSQRVLTLTCPYIVLACGGAGKVYNYTTNPDTATGDGIAMAWRAGCRISNMEFIQFHPTCLYHPYAKSFLITEAVRGEGGLLKLPDGTRFMPEHDERAELAPRDVVARAIDFEMKKRGLDCVYLDISHEPAEKLKKHFPTIYKRCLELGIDITKQGIPVVPAAHYTCGGVVTDHNARTDIPGLYAVGETAYTGLHGANRLASNSLLECVVLGQAAANHILTKPNRETMGLPDWDESRVTDPDEEVVISHNWAELRQTMWNYVGIVRTDKRLERAQHRIQLLRAEILEFYSNFRVSRDLLELRNLVDVADLIVTSALSRKESRGLHFSADYPGTLPKAFPTVLQRPKKK is encoded by the coding sequence ATGAAACAGTTCGATGTCGCCATCATTGGCAGTGGTTTGGCAGGATTAACCACCGCCCTACAATTGGCCGACAAGCTCAAAGTGGCCATTATTTGCAAACGCTCAGTTTCCGACTCGGCAAGCCGTTGGGCCCAAGGTGGCATTGCCGCTGTGCGCGACCCTGCCGACAGCGTGGCCGAACATGTGCAAGACACCCTGGTAGCGGGTGGCGGCCTGTGCGAACGTGATGCCGTGCAATTCATTCTGGAAAACGCATCCAAATCCATCGACTGGTTGGTGGAACAAGGTGTGCCGTTTTCTCGCGAAGACGAAGAAGGCCCCAGCAATACCGAACCCAACGGGTTCCACCTGACCCGAGAAGGCGGGCACAGCCGCAGGCGAATCCTGCACGTGGCCGATGCCACAGGCGATGCAGTACAAACCACGCTGGAAGCCAAAGCGCGCAACCACCCCAACATTCAATTGTTTGAACACCACATGGTGATCGACCTGATCACCGGCGACCGGCTAAGCGAGAAAAAGGCCGGCATTTTGGGTGCTTACGTTCTGGACGAACAATCGCAACGCGTACTCACCCTGACCTGCCCTTACATTGTGCTGGCTTGCGGCGGCGCGGGCAAAGTGTACAACTACACCACCAACCCCGACACAGCCACGGGTGACGGGATTGCCATGGCCTGGCGTGCAGGATGCCGAATTTCCAATATGGAATTCATCCAGTTCCACCCCACCTGCCTGTACCACCCCTATGCCAAAAGCTTTTTGATTACCGAAGCGGTGCGCGGCGAAGGTGGTTTGCTGAAACTGCCCGATGGCACACGCTTCATGCCCGAGCACGACGAACGGGCAGAACTGGCACCGCGTGATGTGGTGGCGCGCGCCATCGACTTTGAAATGAAAAAACGCGGCCTGGATTGCGTGTACCTGGACATCAGCCATGAACCGGCTGAGAAACTGAAAAAACATTTCCCTACCATTTACAAACGTTGCCTTGAACTGGGCATCGACATCACCAAGCAAGGCATTCCTGTTGTGCCTGCTGCGCATTACACCTGCGGTGGCGTGGTCACCGACCACAATGCCCGCACCGACATTCCCGGCCTGTATGCCGTGGGCGAAACAGCCTACACAGGCCTTCACGGTGCCAACCGGCTGGCCAGCAACAGCCTGCTGGAATGCGTGGTATTGGGGCAAGCTGCCGCCAACCACATTTTGACCAAACCCAACCGCGAAACCATGGGACTGCCGGATTGGGACGAAAGCCGGGTTACCGACCCAGATGAAGAGGTGGTGATTTCCCACAACTGGGCAGAACTTCGCCAGACCATGTGGAACTACGTGGGCATTGTACGAACCGACAAACGCCTGGAACGGGCGCAGCACCGCATCCAATTGCTTCGTGCCGAAATTCTGGAGTTCTACAGCAACTTCCGCGTAAGCCGGGATTTGCTGGAATTGCGCAACCTGGTGGACGTGGCCGATTTGATCGTGACCAGCGCACTAAGCCGCAAGGAAAGCCGTGGTTTGCATTTCAGTGCCGACTACCCGGGCACCCTGCCCAAAGCATTCCCCACGGTGTTGCAACGACCCAAGAAAAAATGA
- a CDS encoding putative bifunctional diguanylate cyclase/phosphodiesterase produces the protein MLSSQKNGLLRALIANSTVISLNSRTLLVCVTALLALSLSIYAILNNQFSAQHAERIDQLLIAKAQAIDHKDHSGHNHAMAMTPVYYHSGNIEGAQGTLHWPKDCELSQAPSESKIQRFKCENGVRLHALQAMLPLEDAANQTIILWATHIPNASLLNMQVEDILGLTALVLVISTLCSRWISQSITQPLGEITTSAQLMAEGNYDWRLPESSIGEINQLAFTFNHMAKSLQERDKVIRRTAYKDQLTGLDNRAYLTLALRERTQSAREPLSIVIWGIDNLDNINEVLGHDVADKVLVKVARKASRICQENLVIARLEGNIFCMLLPRELLESMLKKHTLKRMLHGSLRVQNYQLDIQSHAGLAHYPEHGQCPETLMRRAEIARQLAKKTRQTSIVFEARLEQRSANRLELIAQLRKAITDNEFCLFFQPKLNLRTNSINQAEVLLRWNHPVHGLIAPGAFIELAEQTGMIRDITRLVLKQTYAIITLCANQNIRLSVNLSAMDLEDFSLIDFMQTLHKQQPDASRHIVLEITESAAMRDPEQALDILNQLAAMHFQIAVDDFGTGYSSLAYLKRFPVTELKIDRSLVQGADLDTDGQIILESTIEMGHIMGLLVTTEGVETQSEYELVKKLGADYVQGFWLSKPMPFDEFKLKHLVGNHDQLVQHL, from the coding sequence ATGCTTTCATCGCAAAAAAACGGGCTGTTGCGCGCACTGATCGCCAACAGCACCGTCATCTCGCTTAACTCACGCACGTTACTGGTTTGCGTTACAGCGCTGTTGGCCCTGTCACTTAGCATTTACGCCATTTTGAATAATCAGTTCAGTGCACAACATGCCGAACGCATAGATCAATTGCTCATTGCCAAAGCCCAAGCCATTGACCACAAGGACCACTCCGGGCACAACCACGCAATGGCCATGACGCCGGTGTATTACCACTCCGGCAATATTGAGGGTGCACAAGGCACACTGCACTGGCCCAAAGATTGTGAACTTTCCCAAGCCCCATCGGAATCAAAAATTCAGCGATTCAAGTGCGAAAACGGCGTTCGCCTGCACGCACTTCAGGCCATGCTGCCCCTGGAAGACGCTGCGAATCAAACAATCATCCTGTGGGCCACGCACATTCCAAATGCCTCACTGCTCAACATGCAAGTTGAAGACATTCTTGGACTTACCGCCCTGGTACTGGTCATCAGCACCTTGTGCAGTCGCTGGATCAGTCAGTCCATCACCCAACCCCTGGGAGAAATTACCACCAGCGCGCAACTCATGGCCGAGGGAAATTACGATTGGCGACTTCCTGAAAGCTCCATTGGCGAAATCAACCAGCTGGCGTTCACCTTCAACCACATGGCGAAGAGCCTGCAAGAACGCGACAAGGTGATTCGGCGCACCGCCTACAAAGATCAATTGACGGGGCTGGACAACCGCGCGTATTTAACCCTTGCCCTGCGAGAACGTACGCAAAGCGCCCGCGAACCGTTGAGCATTGTGATTTGGGGAATCGACAACCTGGACAATATCAATGAAGTGCTGGGGCATGATGTTGCGGACAAAGTGTTGGTTAAAGTGGCACGCAAAGCCAGTCGCATTTGCCAGGAAAACCTGGTGATTGCGCGTCTTGAAGGCAATATTTTCTGCATGCTTTTGCCACGAGAATTGCTGGAAAGCATGCTGAAAAAACACACCCTGAAACGCATGTTGCATGGTTCACTGCGGGTACAGAACTATCAACTGGACATTCAAAGCCATGCGGGCCTTGCGCACTATCCCGAGCACGGTCAATGCCCCGAAACGCTAATGCGCCGGGCTGAAATTGCTCGCCAACTGGCCAAAAAAACACGCCAAACCAGCATTGTTTTCGAGGCGCGGCTTGAACAGCGTTCGGCCAATCGGCTTGAACTGATTGCCCAACTGCGCAAAGCCATTACAGACAACGAATTCTGCCTGTTTTTTCAACCCAAATTGAACCTGCGCACCAACAGCATTAACCAGGCGGAAGTGCTCTTGCGCTGGAACCACCCTGTTCACGGTTTGATTGCGCCTGGGGCCTTTATTGAACTTGCCGAGCAAACCGGCATGATCCGCGACATTACGCGCCTGGTTCTCAAACAAACCTACGCCATCATTACGCTGTGTGCCAATCAAAACATCAGGTTGTCAGTCAATCTTTCCGCGATGGATCTGGAAGATTTCAGCCTGATTGATTTCATGCAAACTTTGCATAAGCAGCAACCCGATGCCTCGCGCCATATTGTGTTGGAAATCACTGAAAGTGCAGCCATGCGAGACCCAGAGCAAGCGTTGGACATACTCAATCAGTTGGCTGCCATGCATTTTCAAATCGCGGTGGATGACTTTGGCACGGGCTACTCCTCACTGGCCTATTTGAAGCGCTTCCCGGTCACCGAATTGAAAATTGACCGCTCACTAGTGCAGGGCGCAGACCTGGACACGGATGGTCAGATCATTCTTGAATCAACCATCGAAATGGGCCACATCATGGGCTTGCTGGTCACCACCGAAGGTGTAGAAACCCAGTCCGAATACGAACTGGTTAAAAAGCTGGGGGCCGACTATGTTCAAGGCTTCTGGCTGTCCAAACCCATGCCGTTTGACGAATTCAAACTGAAACACCTGGTTGGCAACCACGACCAGCTGGTCCAACACCTCTAA
- the trmB gene encoding tRNA (guanosine(46)-N7)-methyltransferase TrmB translates to MTDQTPDNPFRDQHIKSFVKRRGHISRAQERAVEEGMPKWGIAYSPQTHIDFDKQWGTQGQANWLEIGFGMGETTAKIAKAHPHVNYLGVEIYTAGVGSLIKKIEEEGIENIRIISHDVVDVLRDMIPDASLDKVLLYFPDPWRKARHHKRRLIQAEFVAKLAKKMKPGGVLHCATDWENYAHHMHDVLSVAPDWQNVASTPFAPRPDDRPLTKFENRGLKLGHGVWDLLYRVR, encoded by the coding sequence ATGACAGACCAAACCCCCGACAATCCGTTTCGCGACCAGCACATCAAAAGTTTTGTGAAACGTCGGGGGCATATTTCACGCGCCCAGGAACGTGCCGTGGAAGAAGGCATGCCCAAGTGGGGCATCGCCTACAGCCCACAAACCCACATTGATTTCGACAAGCAATGGGGCACACAAGGCCAAGCCAATTGGCTTGAAATCGGCTTTGGCATGGGCGAAACCACCGCAAAAATTGCCAAGGCACACCCCCATGTAAACTACTTGGGTGTTGAAATTTATACCGCCGGTGTGGGGTCGCTGATCAAGAAGATTGAAGAAGAGGGCATAGAAAACATTCGGATCATTTCCCATGATGTGGTCGATGTACTTCGCGACATGATTCCCGATGCCAGCCTTGACAAAGTGTTGCTGTATTTTCCCGACCCCTGGCGCAAGGCCCGCCACCACAAACGGCGACTCATCCAAGCTGAATTTGTGGCAAAGCTAGCGAAAAAGATGAAACCTGGCGGGGTGCTGCACTGTGCCACCGACTGGGAAAATTACGCCCACCACATGCACGATGTACTCAGCGTGGCGCCCGATTGGCAGAATGTGGCGTCAACACCCTTTGCGCCACGGCCCGATGACAGGCCTCTGACCAAGTTCGAGAATCGCGGATTGAAACTTGGCCACGGTGTCTGGGACCTTCTCTACCGTGTTCGCTGA